One window of Sphingobium sp. HWE2-09 genomic DNA carries:
- a CDS encoding glycoside hydrolase family 43 protein — translation MGFLRSCIAAASLALVLPISTARANNPIIQTRFTADPAPFVHDGVVYLYTSHDEDDTQYGFKMLDWRLYSSTDMVNWTDRGGVASLKTFPWAVQSNDAWAPQVIARDGKFYLYAPISVAGSPKNVIAVAVADKPEGPFKDAIGKPLIAPGNGYIDPTVWIDDDGQAYLYWGNPSLWYVKLNRDMVSYSGPIQKVAQPADYQEGPWFYKRAGHYYMAYASTCCPEGIGYAMSNGPTGPWVHKGKIMDPSPHSTGNHPGIIDYKGKSYLFGFHYELNFDQTPIHHERRSINVTSFTYNADGTIPNQPWWDSKGAAQIAPVDPYRRVEAETMAWTSRIKRDRDRPYDWAPGVLTEPGDPGGMIVTRTTNRSYIKVVGVDFGKAGAKRFGASVANALPGATIELRVDGVAGPVIGTLAVEATGAAGQWQEQSTNVSGASGVRDLFILFKGKGDHDRSLLDFDYWRFAK, via the coding sequence ATGGGCTTTTTGCGTTCCTGCATCGCCGCTGCATCGTTGGCGCTGGTCTTGCCGATCTCCACAGCGCGGGCCAACAATCCGATCATCCAGACGCGCTTTACCGCCGATCCTGCCCCGTTCGTGCATGATGGCGTGGTGTATCTCTACACCAGCCATGACGAGGACGACACGCAATACGGGTTCAAGATGCTTGACTGGCGGCTCTATAGTTCGACCGATATGGTCAACTGGACCGACCGGGGCGGCGTCGCGTCGCTCAAGACCTTTCCCTGGGCGGTGCAGAGCAATGACGCCTGGGCGCCGCAGGTGATCGCGCGCGACGGCAAATTCTACCTCTATGCGCCGATCAGCGTGGCCGGATCGCCCAAGAATGTGATCGCTGTCGCGGTCGCGGACAAGCCGGAGGGTCCGTTTAAGGACGCGATCGGCAAGCCGCTGATCGCGCCGGGCAATGGTTATATCGACCCGACCGTGTGGATCGACGATGATGGGCAGGCCTATCTTTACTGGGGCAATCCCAGCCTGTGGTACGTTAAGCTGAACCGGGACATGGTGTCCTATTCCGGCCCGATCCAGAAGGTCGCCCAGCCCGCCGACTATCAGGAAGGGCCGTGGTTCTACAAACGGGCGGGCCATTATTATATGGCCTATGCATCGACCTGCTGCCCAGAAGGGATCGGCTATGCGATGAGCAACGGGCCGACCGGGCCGTGGGTACATAAGGGCAAGATCATGGACCCCAGCCCGCACTCCACCGGCAATCATCCCGGCATCATCGACTATAAGGGCAAATCCTATCTGTTCGGATTTCATTATGAACTGAATTTCGACCAGACGCCGATCCATCATGAGCGGCGGTCGATCAACGTCACCAGCTTTACCTATAATGCCGACGGGACGATCCCCAACCAGCCCTGGTGGGATAGCAAAGGTGCGGCGCAGATCGCGCCGGTCGATCCGTACAGACGCGTCGAGGCTGAGACGATGGCCTGGACATCGCGGATCAAGCGCGACCGGGACCGGCCCTATGACTGGGCGCCGGGCGTGTTGACGGAGCCAGGCGATCCGGGCGGGATGATCGTCACGCGCACCACGAACCGCAGCTATATCAAGGTAGTGGGCGTCGATTTCGGCAAGGCGGGGGCGAAGCGGTTTGGGGCCAGCGTCGCCAATGCGCTGCCCGGTGCGACAATCGAGTTGCGGGTCGATGGCGTGGCGGGGCCGGTGATCGGCACGCTGGCGGTCGAGGCGACCGGCGCAGCGGGACAGTGGCAGGAGCAATCGACCAATGTGTCCGGCGCAAGTGGGGTGCGCGACCTATTCATCCTGTTCAAGGGGAAAGGCGATCACGACCGATCGCTGCTCGACTTCGATTATTGGCGCTTCGCCAAGTGA
- a CDS encoding sensor histidine kinase, translated as MSRRAMALRAPLRWIRSSHARFIGLILLLELVFGGALLLSVTQLVRANLDAADSAIAVDTRDTLLAIGRDEGQQALESAVTQQAREESDSVLLLAQADGRRIAGNLSGWPPVIPARSAGIKARLYRIGDTDPMPFAIAAARLPDGRRLLVGESTDDSDQIRQTVEGALLTALLMALPLAIVAAWLVVHIIDRRIVHIAETAALVGSGKIDRRVPLDGSGDSFDMLGRTINDMLDRIGGLLAELRTVTDSIAHDLRSPLTRLRARIDRAMLADNPEILRESIDGISKEADQLLAMLATALAVSRMEAGIGRDRFTETDLATMLMDIGELYEPLCEDQGRLLTVDIDGPATLPVHRELLGQALSNLIDNALKYGEGPMTLYLTEDQDRLVIGLKDQGAGIAPEQEAEAMRRFGRLDPARGTAGAGLGLSLVAAVARMHQGSVRLVRHDDGFAVEMLIAQGG; from the coding sequence ATGAGCCGACGGGCGATGGCCTTGCGCGCGCCGTTGCGCTGGATACGATCGTCCCATGCGCGGTTCATCGGCCTGATCCTGTTGCTGGAGTTGGTATTTGGCGGCGCCTTGCTGTTGTCGGTGACGCAGTTGGTGCGCGCCAATCTGGACGCGGCGGACAGCGCGATCGCGGTCGATACCCGCGATACGTTGCTGGCGATCGGCCGGGATGAGGGCCAGCAGGCGCTGGAAAGCGCGGTGACGCAGCAGGCGCGCGAGGAAAGCGATTCCGTGCTGCTGCTCGCCCAAGCGGACGGCCGCCGGATTGCGGGCAATCTGTCGGGCTGGCCGCCCGTCATCCCGGCCCGCAGCGCCGGGATCAAGGCCAGGCTTTATCGCATCGGCGACACCGATCCGATGCCATTCGCCATTGCCGCAGCGCGATTGCCCGATGGCCGCCGCCTGCTGGTGGGGGAAAGTACGGACGACAGCGACCAGATCCGCCAGACGGTGGAAGGCGCGTTGTTGACCGCGCTGTTGATGGCGTTGCCGCTGGCGATCGTGGCGGCGTGGCTGGTGGTGCATATCATCGACCGCCGCATCGTGCACATCGCCGAAACCGCCGCATTGGTCGGATCGGGCAAGATCGACCGCCGTGTTCCGCTGGACGGATCGGGCGACAGTTTCGATATGCTGGGCCGCACGATCAACGACATGCTGGACCGGATCGGCGGTCTGCTGGCCGAGTTGCGGACGGTGACGGACAGTATCGCGCATGATCTGCGATCGCCGCTGACCCGGCTGCGCGCGCGGATCGATCGAGCGATGCTGGCGGACAATCCCGAGATTTTGCGCGAGTCCATCGACGGCATCAGCAAGGAAGCGGACCAGTTGCTGGCGATGCTGGCGACGGCGCTGGCGGTGAGCCGCATGGAAGCGGGCATCGGGCGCGACCGCTTCACGGAAACAGACCTGGCGACGATGCTGATGGATATCGGCGAATTATACGAGCCGTTATGCGAGGATCAGGGGCGACTGTTGACGGTGGACATAGACGGGCCTGCGACCCTGCCCGTGCATCGCGAACTACTGGGTCAGGCGCTGTCCAACCTGATCGACAATGCACTGAAATATGGCGAAGGACCGATGACGCTCTATCTGACAGAAGATCAGGACAGGCTGGTGATCGGCCTGAAGGACCAAGGCGCCGGGATCGCGCCAGAGCAGGAGGCCGAGGCGATGCGCCGTTTCGGGCGCCTGGACCCGGCGCGAGGGACTGCGGGCGCGGGCCTTGGCCTGTCACTCGTCGCGGCGGTGGCGCGGATGCACCAGGGGTCCGTGCGGCTCGTGCGGCATGACGACGGTTTCGCCGTGGAGATGCTGATCGCGCAAGGTGGATAA